From one Rhodoferax sp. PAMC 29310 genomic stretch:
- a CDS encoding IclR family transcriptional regulator C-terminal domain-containing protein — translation MTIAKVDFIEGMAKGMAVLESFDTERQRLNATLAADRAGITRAAARRHLLTLAHLGYLETDGSYFWLSSKVLRFSGSYLASSRIPRAIQPTLNRLAIQVQESFSAVVLDADEVVIVARSGNDRHTNPSGAGRVIAYGLHLGARLPAHATSTGRVLLAAQPLQAFRSWMSGRHLSRLTPATTTDPAAFRALIKQVRKDDFCLASEEHEIGVHALAVPLRNAQGVTVAALNVVASQSRLSTAAMVRDLLPVLLDAAGELRPLL, via the coding sequence ATGACCATTGCCAAAGTAGATTTCATCGAGGGCATGGCCAAGGGAATGGCTGTATTGGAAAGTTTTGACACCGAGCGGCAACGCCTGAACGCGACCCTGGCCGCGGATCGCGCGGGCATTACCCGAGCGGCCGCGCGTCGCCATTTGCTGACCCTGGCTCATCTGGGTTACCTGGAAACCGATGGCAGCTACTTTTGGCTGTCCAGCAAAGTGCTTCGGTTTTCTGGCAGCTACCTGGCCTCCTCACGCATTCCACGCGCCATTCAACCCACCTTGAACCGCCTTGCGATTCAGGTGCAAGAGTCTTTCTCAGCCGTGGTGCTGGATGCTGACGAAGTCGTCATCGTGGCGCGCAGTGGCAATGACCGGCATACCAACCCTTCTGGCGCCGGCCGCGTCATTGCCTATGGCTTGCATCTGGGCGCGCGCCTGCCCGCGCATGCCACGTCCACCGGCCGTGTGCTGCTGGCCGCTCAACCCCTGCAAGCATTTCGAAGCTGGATGTCGGGACGGCATCTTTCGCGCCTGACGCCGGCCACCACCACTGACCCTGCGGCCTTTCGCGCGCTGATCAAACAAGTCCGAAAAGATGATTTTTGCCTGGCCAGCGAAGAGCATGAGATCGGCGTCCATGCACTGGCAGTGCCCTTGCGCAACGCTCAAGGCGTCACCGTCGCGGCCTTGAATGTCGTGGCCTCACAAAGCAGGTTGTCGACGGCTGCCATGGTGCGAGATCTGTTGCCTGTGCTACTCGACGCTGCCGGAGAACTTCGCCCTTTGCTTTAA
- a CDS encoding ABC transporter ATP-binding protein: MNNMNALPIEVETVLSAQGLVMKFGGIIATNNVTLNLKKGARHALIGPNGAGKTTLINLLTGVLQPTAGRIVLEGQDITELAPHQRVHRGMVRTFQINQLFDTLTPLETLAMTVSQHKGLGGKWWQALGAQKQVTTRCEQLLEQFHLTEVMNQQTRVLAYGKRRLLEIAIALACEPRVLLLDEPVAGVPAGEREELLQTVAALPEDVSILLIEHDMDLVFSFAKRMTVLVNGTVLTEGNPDQIANDPQVKAVYLGHGDEIHETGSPASAGSALT; encoded by the coding sequence ATGAACAACATGAACGCATTGCCCATCGAGGTTGAAACCGTGTTGTCCGCACAAGGGCTGGTAATGAAGTTTGGCGGGATTATCGCCACCAATAACGTCACCTTGAATCTGAAAAAGGGCGCACGCCATGCCTTGATTGGCCCCAATGGGGCTGGAAAGACGACGCTCATCAACCTGTTGACCGGTGTGTTGCAGCCTACTGCGGGCAGGATTGTGCTTGAGGGCCAGGACATTACCGAGCTGGCGCCGCACCAGCGCGTGCATCGGGGCATGGTCCGCACCTTTCAAATCAACCAGTTGTTTGATACCTTGACACCACTGGAAACGCTGGCCATGACCGTGTCTCAACACAAAGGGCTGGGCGGCAAGTGGTGGCAGGCACTGGGGGCTCAAAAACAGGTCACGACACGTTGCGAACAATTGCTGGAGCAGTTTCACCTGACCGAGGTCATGAACCAGCAAACCCGCGTGTTGGCCTATGGCAAACGGCGCTTGCTGGAGATTGCCATTGCGCTGGCCTGTGAGCCCCGTGTGTTACTACTGGACGAGCCGGTGGCGGGCGTTCCCGCGGGCGAGCGGGAGGAGCTGTTGCAGACGGTAGCCGCTCTGCCCGAAGACGTTTCCATTTTGCTCATTGAGCACGACATGGACCTGGTGTTCAGCTTTGCCAAGCGAATGACGGTGCTGGTGAATGGCACGGTGCTGACTGAAGGCAACCCGGACCAGATTGCCAATGACCCTCAGGTCAAGGCGGTGTACCTGGGGCATGGCGATGAGATTCACGAGACTGGTTCACCAGCAAGCGCGGGGAGTGCGCTGACATGA
- a CDS encoding branched-chain amino acid ABC transporter permease, with protein MVNPQNLLMSSGRWRSWEYALWLLALASPFALASHALIINEIAIVALFALSLDLILGYTGIVSLGHAAFFGMGAYSAALFAKLVMPDPLVGLVVGMVAAGLLGALCSVTILRGTDLTRLMVTLGVGLILMELANKMSWLTGGADGLQGVIMGPLLGQFEFDLYGRTSAAYSITVLLLVFVLARRFVNSPFGATLKAIRDNRLRAMAIGIPVASRLVVVYTVAATVAGAAGALLAQTSSFASLDVFEFHRSADVMLLLVIGGVGWLYGGVAGAIVFKLMQDVISSITPQYWTFWIGLFLVVLVLVGRDRLIRPWTWFRPSAGGRQP; from the coding sequence ATGGTGAATCCTCAAAACCTTTTGATGAGCAGTGGCCGCTGGAGATCCTGGGAATACGCCTTGTGGTTACTCGCGTTGGCCTCGCCGTTCGCATTGGCCAGTCATGCCCTGATCATCAATGAGATCGCCATCGTGGCCCTGTTTGCCCTGTCTCTGGACTTGATTCTGGGATACACCGGCATTGTCTCTTTGGGGCACGCGGCTTTCTTTGGCATGGGGGCCTATTCAGCGGCCCTGTTTGCCAAGCTGGTCATGCCTGATCCGTTGGTCGGCTTGGTGGTTGGCATGGTGGCGGCCGGCCTTCTGGGTGCGCTGTGCAGCGTCACTATTTTGCGGGGCACAGACTTGACCCGACTGATGGTGACTTTGGGAGTCGGCCTCATCTTGATGGAGTTGGCCAACAAGATGTCCTGGTTGACCGGCGGCGCAGACGGTCTGCAAGGGGTGATCATGGGGCCCTTGCTTGGGCAGTTTGAGTTTGACCTGTATGGGCGCACCTCAGCCGCGTATTCGATCACCGTGCTGCTGCTGGTCTTTGTTCTGGCACGCCGATTTGTCAACTCTCCCTTTGGTGCCACCCTGAAGGCGATTCGGGACAACCGGCTGCGGGCGATGGCCATAGGCATTCCGGTGGCAAGCCGCTTGGTCGTGGTGTACACCGTCGCTGCCACGGTGGCAGGTGCGGCGGGTGCGCTTTTGGCGCAAACCAGCAGTTTCGCCTCGCTGGATGTTTTTGAGTTTCATCGCTCTGCCGATGTCATGCTGCTGTTGGTGATTGGCGGCGTGGGTTGGTTGTATGGCGGGGTGGCCGGCGCGATCGTGTTCAAGCTGATGCAGGACGTGATCTCGAGCATCACCCCTCAGTATTGGACATTCTGGATTGGGCTGTTCCTAGTGGTGCTCGTACTGGTGGGGCGTGACCGCCTGATTCGGCCGTGGACCTGGTTCAGGCCAAGCGCGGGAGGGCGTCAGCCATGA
- the pobA gene encoding 4-hydroxybenzoate 3-monooxygenase: MRTQVAIIGAGPSGLLLGQLLHKAGIDAIIVERQSGDYVLSRIRAGVLEQVCIDLLDEAGVGERMHQEGLLHTGFEMLYGGQRHRIDMNHLTGGKNVMVYGQTELTRDLMDARTKAGLPTVYEVSDVAVHDFDSQKPRVTYQKDGQSHEIECDFIAGCDGFHGVCRASIPRSSITEFEKVYPFGWLGLLSDTPPVHDELIYVNSPRGFALCSQRSQTRSRYYLQVPLTDKVDEWTDDAFWQELRLRLDAPGREQLVTGPSIEKSIAPLRSFVTEPMRFGRMFLAGDAAHIVPPTGAKGLNLAATDVKYLSSALIEYYQEKSNAGIDSYSVRCLKRIWKGERFSWWFTQLMHRFPDQGAMASRLQEAELDYLLNSEAGSRTIAENYVGLPLDFDLS; the protein is encoded by the coding sequence ATGCGAACACAGGTTGCGATCATTGGTGCCGGTCCCTCGGGCCTGCTTTTAGGGCAGCTATTGCACAAGGCGGGCATTGACGCCATCATCGTCGAGCGCCAAAGCGGTGATTATGTTTTGAGCCGCATCCGCGCGGGAGTTTTGGAGCAGGTGTGCATTGACTTGCTGGACGAGGCGGGCGTGGGAGAACGCATGCACCAGGAGGGCTTGTTGCACACCGGCTTCGAAATGCTTTACGGTGGCCAACGCCACCGAATCGACATGAACCATCTGACGGGCGGAAAGAATGTGATGGTTTACGGGCAAACCGAGTTGACGCGCGACTTGATGGATGCCCGCACCAAGGCGGGTTTGCCCACTGTGTATGAAGTGAGCGATGTGGCTGTTCACGATTTCGACAGCCAGAAACCCCGTGTCACTTATCAGAAAGATGGCCAATCGCATGAAATTGAATGCGACTTCATTGCGGGTTGCGATGGCTTCCACGGTGTGTGTCGGGCCAGCATTCCACGCAGCTCTATCACCGAGTTTGAAAAGGTGTATCCCTTTGGATGGCTGGGGCTGCTCTCAGACACCCCACCGGTTCATGATGAACTGATTTACGTCAACAGCCCACGCGGCTTTGCCCTGTGTTCACAGCGCAGCCAAACCCGCAGCCGCTATTACCTGCAGGTGCCCTTGACAGACAAGGTCGATGAATGGACAGATGATGCGTTTTGGCAGGAGTTGCGCTTGCGCCTGGATGCACCCGGGCGGGAGCAACTGGTTACCGGCCCTTCGATTGAGAAAAGCATTGCGCCGCTGCGCAGCTTCGTGACTGAACCCATGCGCTTTGGCCGCATGTTTCTGGCCGGAGATGCGGCGCACATCGTTCCCCCCACCGGGGCCAAGGGATTGAACCTTGCTGCGACCGACGTGAAATACTTGTCCAGCGCGCTGATTGAGTATTACCAGGAGAAGTCGAATGCGGGCATTGACAGTTACTCGGTGCGTTGTCTGAAGCGCATCTGGAAAGGAGAGCGTTTCTCCTGGTGGTTCACGCAGTTGATGCACCGGTTTCCGGACCAAGGTGCCATGGCGTCCCGTCTGCAGGAGGCTGAGTTGGACTACCTCCTCAACTCCGAGGCTGGTTCGCGAACCATTGCAGAAAATTATGTCGGGTTGCCTCTAGACTTCGACCTGTCATGA
- a CDS encoding ABC transporter ATP-binding protein, producing MSELLNVRGLSAGYGEAVVLHDISLSLDAGQTLALLGRNGTGKTTLINTLAGATRRHAGEIGLGGVALHKLASHERAAVGIGWVPQERNIFKSLSVHENLTAVARPARAGRASSPWTPDRVYDLFPRLAERKNNLGTQLSGGEQQMLALGRALVLNPTLLLLDEPCEGLAPIIVQELLRAIRRITREEGLSAIIVEQHPQAILAISDTAAVLDRGTVVYAGTASSLQEQPELLDKLLGVAR from the coding sequence ATGAGCGAATTATTGAATGTGCGGGGCTTGAGTGCAGGTTACGGCGAGGCCGTGGTGTTGCATGACATCTCCCTGTCGCTGGATGCCGGCCAGACCCTGGCCTTGCTGGGGCGCAATGGAACAGGCAAGACGACCTTGATCAACACCCTGGCAGGTGCGACACGGCGGCATGCCGGCGAAATCGGCTTGGGCGGTGTGGCGCTTCACAAATTGGCGTCTCATGAGCGTGCCGCCGTTGGCATTGGCTGGGTGCCGCAGGAGCGCAACATTTTCAAGTCGCTCAGCGTGCATGAAAACCTGACGGCCGTGGCCCGCCCTGCGCGGGCCGGGCGCGCCTCCAGCCCCTGGACGCCCGATCGTGTTTATGACTTGTTTCCCAGATTGGCTGAGCGAAAAAACAATCTTGGAACGCAACTCTCGGGTGGCGAGCAGCAAATGCTGGCTTTGGGGCGTGCGCTGGTGCTGAATCCCACCTTGCTCTTGCTGGACGAGCCTTGCGAGGGCCTGGCGCCGATCATCGTGCAGGAATTGCTACGTGCCATTCGACGTATCACCCGCGAGGAAGGCTTGTCCGCGATCATCGTGGAGCAGCACCCTCAGGCCATTTTGGCGATTTCCGACACCGCAGCCGTGCTGGATCGCGGCACGGTGGTGTACGCCGGAACCGCCAGCAGCCTGCAGGAACAACCTGAACTACTTGACAAGTTGTTGGGCGTGGCACGCTAA
- a CDS encoding aromatic ring-hydroxylating dioxygenase subunit alpha gives MFLKNTWYVACTAAELQEKPLGRQICGERIVFYRALDNKVAAVEDFCPHRGAPLSLGYVCEGKLVCGYHGLEMGCDGKTIAMPGQRVRGFPAIRSFAVVERFGFIWVWPGGVNLSDPGKIPHLDWYDNPEWAYGGGFFYINCDYRLMVDNLMDLTHETYVHSSSIGQKEIDEVPCQTVVEGDLVTTSRHMTNIMAPPFWKMALRGNKLADDIPVDRWQICRFTPPSNVMIEVGVAHAGNGGYDAAPEHKVGSVVVDFITPETETSILYFWGMARKFNPTDAALTDSIREGQRKIFSEDLQMLELQQRNLLAHPDRALLKLNIDAGGVQSRKVLDRLLEEERAAAIALAPGNPS, from the coding sequence ATGTTTCTCAAAAACACCTGGTATGTGGCCTGTACGGCAGCTGAGTTGCAAGAAAAACCGCTGGGCCGCCAGATCTGCGGCGAGCGCATTGTGTTTTACCGGGCGCTGGACAACAAGGTGGCCGCCGTCGAAGATTTTTGCCCTCACCGGGGCGCGCCACTCTCCTTGGGGTATGTTTGCGAAGGCAAACTGGTCTGTGGGTACCACGGTCTGGAAATGGGCTGTGATGGGAAAACCATTGCCATGCCCGGCCAACGCGTCAGAGGGTTTCCAGCCATCCGCAGTTTTGCGGTGGTGGAGCGATTTGGTTTTATCTGGGTGTGGCCCGGTGGAGTGAATTTGAGTGATCCAGGCAAAATCCCTCACCTCGACTGGTACGACAACCCGGAATGGGCCTATGGCGGTGGTTTTTTTTACATCAACTGCGACTACCGCTTGATGGTCGACAACCTGATGGACTTGACCCACGAGACCTATGTGCACTCCAGCAGCATTGGCCAAAAAGAAATCGATGAAGTCCCTTGCCAGACCGTGGTGGAGGGTGACCTTGTCACGACCAGTCGACACATGACCAATATCATGGCGCCCCCATTTTGGAAGATGGCGCTGCGCGGGAATAAGTTGGCCGACGACATTCCTGTGGACCGTTGGCAGATTTGCCGTTTCACACCACCGAGCAATGTGATGATCGAAGTGGGCGTGGCTCACGCCGGAAATGGGGGCTACGACGCAGCGCCTGAACACAAGGTTGGCAGTGTGGTCGTGGACTTCATCACCCCGGAGACCGAGACGTCGATCTTGTATTTCTGGGGAATGGCGAGAAAGTTCAACCCCACCGATGCGGCGTTGACTGACTCGATTCGTGAGGGACAGCGGAAAATTTTCAGTGAGGACTTGCAGATGCTGGAGCTGCAGCAGAGGAATCTTCTGGCCCACCCGGATCGAGCGCTGCTCAAGCTCAATATTGACGCGGGCGGGGTCCAGTCCCGCAAGGTTCTGGATCGACTGCTCGAAGAAGAGCGTGCCGCAGCAATCGCCCTCGCTCCCGGAAATCCATCATGA
- a CDS encoding ABC transporter substrate-binding protein, with translation MKKRQFLNTAAMAVLALTAASSFAQDNTFKIGLVLPMTGQQASTGRQIEAAARLYMAQNGSTVAGRKIELILKDDTSVPDVTKRLSQELIVNDKVNVLAGFGITPSAFATAPMATQSKTPMVVMAAATSSITQASPYIVRTSFTLAQAAVAMGDWAPKNGIKKVVTLVSDYGPGIDAEKYFKERLVFNGGQVIESLRVPLRGPDFAPFLQKVRDLKPDALFVFVPSGAGAAVMKQFLERGMDKAGIKLIGTGDITDDDQLNDMGDGALGVVTSHHYSTAHPSATNKKFVEAFEKANPGMRPNFMAVGGYDGMRVIYEALKATKGKGDGTALLEAMKGQIFESPRGPMFIDAQTRDVVQNIYLRKVDKMNGQLYNVEFDVIKDVKDPGKTK, from the coding sequence ATGAAAAAAAGACAATTTCTCAACACCGCAGCCATGGCTGTTTTGGCACTCACGGCAGCGAGTTCCTTTGCTCAGGACAACACGTTCAAAATTGGTTTGGTGTTGCCCATGACGGGGCAGCAGGCCTCAACGGGTCGTCAGATTGAAGCGGCCGCACGGCTTTACATGGCGCAGAACGGTAGCACCGTGGCGGGCCGGAAGATTGAGCTCATTTTGAAGGACGACACCAGTGTTCCTGATGTGACCAAACGCCTGTCTCAGGAGTTGATCGTCAACGACAAGGTGAATGTATTGGCCGGCTTTGGCATCACCCCGTCGGCCTTCGCGACGGCCCCTATGGCGACTCAGTCCAAGACACCGATGGTCGTGATGGCGGCTGCCACCTCCAGCATCACTCAAGCCTCGCCGTACATTGTGCGGACCAGTTTCACGCTGGCTCAGGCGGCGGTGGCCATGGGTGACTGGGCGCCAAAAAATGGCATCAAAAAGGTGGTCACGCTGGTGAGCGATTACGGCCCCGGCATTGATGCTGAAAAGTACTTCAAAGAACGACTGGTTTTCAATGGTGGTCAGGTCATCGAGTCCCTTCGGGTCCCCCTGCGCGGCCCTGATTTTGCCCCGTTTCTGCAAAAAGTGCGTGACCTGAAGCCCGACGCGCTGTTTGTGTTCGTGCCCTCTGGCGCGGGTGCGGCTGTCATGAAACAGTTTTTGGAGCGCGGCATGGACAAGGCCGGCATCAAGTTGATTGGCACGGGCGACATCACCGATGACGATCAATTGAATGACATGGGTGATGGCGCCCTGGGCGTGGTGACTTCACACCACTACTCCACGGCACATCCCTCGGCGACTAACAAGAAATTTGTGGAAGCGTTTGAGAAAGCAAATCCCGGCATGCGCCCCAATTTCATGGCCGTGGGCGGTTATGACGGCATGCGCGTGATCTATGAAGCCCTGAAGGCCACCAAAGGCAAGGGCGACGGTACGGCCCTGCTGGAGGCGATGAAGGGCCAGATTTTTGAGAGCCCGCGCGGCCCGATGTTCATCGACGCGCAAACACGTGACGTGGTGCAAAACATCTATTTGCGCAAGGTCGACAAAATGAACGGACAGCTTTACAACGTTGAGTTTGATGTGATCAAGGACGTCAAGGATCCTGGCAAGACGAAGTAA
- a CDS encoding branched-chain amino acid ABC transporter permease — protein MLTILFDGVAYGMLLFILAVGLAVTMGLMNFINLAHGAFAMVGGYITVLLMQQFDVPFLLCLPVAFFGSALLGAVLERTLYRPLYNKPHLDQVLFSIGLTFMAVASVDYFIGSGQQIIQLPEWLKGRTELGEGRWMLGMGHYRLFIIAVCAALTVALQYVLTKTRFGSRLRASVDDQRVAAGLGINVNWVFLGTFAVGSGLAGLGGALGAEVLGLDPSFPLKFMIYFLIVVAVGGTSSITGPLLAALLLGIADVAGKYYIPTFGAFIVYSLMIVILIWRPQGLFVRKGAK, from the coding sequence ATGTTGACCATTCTTTTCGACGGTGTTGCGTACGGCATGCTGTTATTCATTTTGGCCGTGGGCCTGGCGGTGACGATGGGCTTGATGAATTTCATCAACCTCGCGCACGGCGCCTTCGCCATGGTGGGCGGCTACATCACTGTGCTGTTGATGCAGCAGTTTGATGTGCCGTTTCTGCTGTGTTTGCCCGTTGCTTTTTTCGGCTCAGCCCTTTTGGGTGCGGTGCTCGAGCGCACCTTGTACCGGCCTCTGTACAACAAGCCGCACCTGGATCAGGTCTTGTTCTCCATTGGTCTCACCTTCATGGCGGTTGCCAGCGTGGACTATTTCATTGGCTCCGGCCAGCAAATCATCCAGCTTCCGGAGTGGCTCAAAGGTCGCACCGAGCTGGGCGAAGGCCGCTGGATGCTGGGCATGGGCCACTACCGCCTGTTCATCATCGCCGTGTGTGCCGCCCTTACCGTGGCACTGCAATATGTGCTCACAAAAACGCGCTTTGGCAGCCGCCTGCGGGCCTCGGTCGATGACCAGCGCGTGGCGGCTGGTTTGGGCATCAATGTGAACTGGGTGTTTCTGGGCACGTTTGCAGTGGGCTCGGGCTTGGCGGGCCTCGGGGGGGCGCTAGGTGCCGAGGTGCTGGGGCTGGACCCCAGCTTTCCTCTGAAGTTCATGATCTACTTTTTGATCGTTGTTGCTGTGGGCGGCACGTCCAGCATTACCGGGCCATTGCTGGCGGCTTTGCTCCTGGGCATCGCCGATGTCGCGGGCAAATACTACATCCCTACTTTTGGTGCTTTCATTGTGTATAGCTTGATGATCGTGATTTTGATTTGGCGCCCGCAAGGCCTGTTTGTGCGCAAGGGAGCCAAGTGA
- a CDS encoding MarR family winged helix-turn-helix transcriptional regulator, which produces MSLISENLLDMPLGDEPGHLIRRAQQIAVSTFNEVHGRRVTPVQYAILKTLNDTPGIDQVTLAQMIALDTSTTADIAARLEAKGLILRAMLPRRQRSLSLTPAGEAMLAELRPGIHVMYDAMMAQLTSEEQHEFMRLLRKFVDRRDTAERPKEG; this is translated from the coding sequence ATGAGCCTCATTTCCGAGAACCTGCTGGACATGCCGCTGGGCGATGAGCCCGGCCACCTGATCCGCCGCGCACAACAAATCGCTGTATCGACGTTTAACGAAGTGCACGGTCGCCGTGTGACGCCTGTTCAATACGCGATTCTCAAGACCTTGAATGACACCCCGGGTATTGACCAGGTCACCTTGGCCCAAATGATTGCACTGGACACGTCCACAACAGCAGACATTGCCGCGCGCCTGGAGGCCAAGGGATTGATCCTGAGGGCGATGTTGCCCAGGCGGCAGCGCAGTCTGTCGTTGACACCTGCAGGCGAAGCCATGTTGGCGGAACTTCGACCGGGCATTCATGTCATGTACGACGCAATGATGGCCCAGCTGACGTCAGAAGAGCAGCATGAGTTCATGCGACTTTTAAGAAAATTTGTCGATAGACGTGATACCGCTGAGCGACCGAAGGAAGGGTAG